The following proteins are encoded in a genomic region of Candida albicans SC5314 chromosome 4, complete sequence:
- a CDS encoding polyamine oxidase (Ortholog(s) have polyamine oxidase activity, role in pantothenate biosynthetic process, spermine catabolic process and cytoplasm localization): MPHKKVVIVGGGISGIKAAADLYKSGIKSTVILEAQPRLGGRLFTVESTQNKGTTYDYGASWFHDCLNNPLFDKAQQLENVKYYFDDGKSLYFNKFEGQIEKWRFETVLEEMMTYFQWVYKQDPDKLDISVKQLAQEYVDKYRNVLTKEQIELSLSAVRMWSELWHGESWDLLSGKYTFADDGHLGRNAFVKNGYSTVFINELKELPRAYRDSAIKLNAQVIKIDYTNKKKILVYLKDGRTYSCDYIIVTIPQTILKITNAKDENYVEWVPELPPNIQKVLPDVHFGSLGKVVLEFDDCFWPRDVDRFYGLTSNTPSQDTISVDAWDYPTILINYQAVNNVPSLVALTQNPLSKYIENLQPHEKQQRIWSIFKPLIAKICESKGIQDIPEPHSIYHTPWNNESLFRGSYGTSLVGTQDPSSVIKAFVDGYQDRIKFAGAETMDDTSNGCAHGGWFSGQREAKFIVQQEAKKKVDSKL, translated from the coding sequence ATGCCACATAAAAAAGTTGTTATTGTGGGGGGAGGTATATCAGGAATAAAAGCTGCCGCAGATTTATACAAGAGTGGCATCAAAAGCACGGTAATTTTAGAAGCACAACCTCGTTTGGGTGGACGATTGTTCACCGTTGAATCAACTCAGAATAAAGGAACTACATATGACTATGGTGCATCGTGGTTTCATGATTGTTTGAACAATCCATTATTTGATAAGGCtcaacaattggaaaatgtCAAATATTACTTTGATGATGGGAAATCtttatatttcaataaatttgaaggacagattgaaaaatggagGTTTGAAACTGTTCTTGAAGAAATGATGACATACTTTCAATGGGTGTATAAGCAGGATCCTGATAAGTTAGATATTTCTGTAAAGCAGTTAGCACAAGAATATGTTGACAAGTATCGAAATGTCTTAACAAAAGAgcaaattgaattatcttTGAGTGCTGTACGAATGTGGAGTGAATTATGGCACGGAGAATCATGGGATTTACTTTCTGGTAAATATACTTTTGCCGATGACGGGCATTTGGGTAGAAATGCATTTGTCAAAAATGGATACAGTACAGTTTTCATCAACGAGTTGAAAGAGTTGCCAAGAGCATATCGGGATTCtgcaattaaattaaatgcCCAAGTCATCAAGATTGATTatacaaataaaaagaaaattcttgtttatcTTAAAGATGGTCGAACGTATTCTTGCGATTATATAATAGTGACAATTCCacaaacaattttgaaaattacAAATGCAAAAGATGAGAATTATGTTGAGTGGGTTCCAGAATTGCCTCCTAATATTCAAAAAGTTTTACCTGATGTTCATTTTGGCTCTTTAGGGAAAGTCGTGTTGGAGTTTGATGATTGCTTTTGGCCAAGAGATGTTGACAGGTTCTATGGGTTGACAAGCAATACCCCATCACAAGATACAATCTCTGTCGATGCTTGGGATTATCCAACAATATTAATCAACTATCAAGCTGTAAATAATGTTCCTTCTTTAGTTGCGTTGACTCAAAATCCTTTATCAAAATACATTGAGAATTTACAACCACATGAAAAGCAACAAAGAATTTGGTCAATTTTCAAACCTTTGATCGCAAAAATATGTGAGCTGAAAGGGATTCAGGATATACCAGAACCTCACTCAATTTACCATACGCCTTGGAATAATGAGTCGTTATTTAGGGGCAGTTACGGGACGTCTTTGGTCGGTACACAAGACCCTTCATCTGTTATAAAAGCTTTTGTTGATGGGTATCAGGATAGAATTAAATTTGCAGGTGCAGAAACTATGGACGATACTTCTAATGGATGTGCACATGGAGGATGGTTTTCTGGTCAAAGAGAAGCTAAATTTATAGTACAACAAGAagctaaaaagaaagtagaTTCTAAATTgtga
- the HGH1 gene encoding Hgh1p (Putative HMG1/2-related protein; transcript regulated by Mig1), translating into MPTELEELVSFLHSPQPAVSQIALDNLVGYSTGPHQKVFSYNNYEAIKDLKNISKSNGKTLVNQSVTILANLCDDLVMRKLIVEDEEYLKYLAIQIINIKNTNADLMCILLTNLAKNDAINKVLDFEVELDDEHKKVFSSKKVIDCLMDCFVKGYDRKLNEYANYDYLSYFFADLSRYKQGRTYFITEQSYDEVVPLSKVLVFTEKYDDKIRREGVASTIKNSLFDTNAHMKLLTDPKINLLPFILLPLAGPEEIDEDEMFDLPEELQLLPSDKKREPLSGILCIHLESLLLLCTTREAREYLREKQVYAIIKELHKAIEVEQVADLCDRVVQMLKRDEAPQSADIEEIESDSDDDKIVEIV; encoded by the coding sequence ATGCCAACTGAATTAGAAGAGTTAGTGTCATTTTTACATTCACCTCAACCTGCTGTTTCCCAAATAGCGTTGGACAACTTGGTTGGTTATTCCACTGGTCCACACCAAAAAGTGTTCAGTTACAACAATTATGAAGCCATCAaggatttgaaaaatataagtAAATCTAACGGTAAAACTTTGGTTAACCAATCTGTAACTATTTTAGCAAACTTATGTGATGACTTGGTTATGagaaaattgattgttgaagatgaagagtacttgaaatatttggccatacaaattatcaatatcaaaaacaCCAATGCCGATTTAATGTGTATCTTGTTGACTAATTTAGCTAAAAATGATGCCATCAACAAAGTATTGGATTTTGAAGTAGAATTAGATGATGAACATAAAAAAGTGTTCTCTTCAAAGAAAGTCATTGATTGTTTAATGGACTGTTTTGTCAAAGGTTATGATAGAAAATTAAACGAATATGCCAACTACGATTATTTATCTTATTTCTTTGCTGATTTATCTCGTTATAAACAGGGGAGAACTTATTTCATAACTGAACAATCTTACGATGAAGTTGTTCCATTATCTAaggttttggttttcacGGAGAAATACGATGACAAAATTAGAAGAGAAGGTGTTGCTTCAACCATTAAAAATTCGTTGTTTGATACCAATGCCCatatgaaattattgacGGATcctaaaatcaatttattgcCATTCAtattattaccattagCTGGaccagaagaaattgatgaagacGAGATGTTCGATTTACCAGAGGAGTTACAATTATTACCTAGTGACAAAAAAAGGGAACCATTGAGTGGAATTCTTTGTATTCATTTGGAATCTCTTTTACTTTTATGTACTACTAGAGAAGCTAGAGAATACCTTAGAGAAAAGCAAGTGTATGCAATTATCAAAGAGTTGCATAAAGCTATAGAGGTAGAACAGGTGGCAGATTTGTGTGATAGAGTGGTGCAAATGTTGAAGAGAGATGAAGCACCACAGTCTGCTGATATTGAAGAGATAGAAAGCGATtcagatgatgataaaattgttgaaattgtaTAA
- the TFG1 gene encoding transcription factor IIF subunit (Protein similar to S. cerevisiae Tfg1p, which is part of transcription factor TFIIF; transposon mutation affects filamentous growth; possibly an essential gene, disruptants not obtained by UAU1 method), translating to MSQSDVPIKKEVTVKKEDGSTPTSPSKQQEWQTIPLKSCTEEDVKDIRFHIMKFATKQDVNITKDFTRPVRLHRKDPRNMQFHLTREELDQRKREKQQMEKLKQEEKEATAKPTEESEEKEEKDKPTADAAKVAPEKPTLNKNQADMSQVAPDGGARKNRKNLFKRKTRQINLMNEEKRKLRYEEHYPWVIEDYDGKNVFVGNYEAGSTEQQHVLFVFDKDGFKMIPAEKVYRFTPRNRYATLTLEEAEAKMERNSSVPRWLMKHMEDRSISEGTPDQRFRYNSPAANGSVIANVGNGSAGRRMRTVLGGSGSGNDRDSDHDDLDYDEEFADDEEAPIMDGDEEENKLSEKKIKKEMLKAAHFDGQSEAEAEDDLDDLFETEKTRKVDKEGKKLRKVLNKREGGVYDSDEEDGLMPYISKSDLESDEESDDEVQVKKEPSSDSQTDNNTNKTSRAREVGVKSIGDGFVVIKAPPSFLGTMPPGDWNPQARKRPTPEIASPRKKIKLDETIKVKKERTLSPPPVSPTTNAATNTSSPGNGMDLNDAGPDNLLVTVKDVLDIVKDQPLTTKELLMGLKSRVSAHKDNKLRIISIVKQNLRLVDGKLVLKD from the coding sequence atgaGTCAATCAGATGTTCCGATTAAAAAGGAAGTCACAGTGAAAAAGGAAGATGGTTCTACTCCTACATCGCCCAGCAAGCAACAAGAATGGCAAACCATCCCATTAAAGTCATGCACAGAAGAGGATGTGAAAGATATTAGATTTcatataatgaaatttgCTACTAAACAGGATGTGAATATTACGAAAGATTTTACCAGACCGGTAAGGTTGCACAGAAAAGATCCCAGAAATATGCAATTCCATTTAACCCGTGAGGAATTAGATCAAAGGAAAAGGGAAAAGCAGCAAatggaaaaattgaaacaggaagaaaaagaagcaACAGCAAAGCCAACCGAAGAATCAgaagaaaaggaagaaaagGATAAGCCTACAGCTGATGCAGCAAAAGTAGCACCGGAAAAACCAACACTAAATAAGAATCAGGCAGATATGTCTCAGGTAGCCCCTGATGGTGGAGCCAGAAAGAATAGAAAGAATTTGTTCAAACGTAAAACTAGACAGATTAATCTTAtgaatgaagaaaaaagaaagttgaGATATGAAGAGCATTATCCTTGGGTAATAGAAGATTATGACGGGAAAAACGTTTTTGTGGGGAACTATGAAGCAGGGTCAacagaacaacaacatgtattgtttgttttcgATAAAGATGGATTCAAAATGATTCCCGCGGAGAAAGTATACAGATTCACACCTAGAAATAGATATGCCACTTTGACTTTGGAAGAGGCCGAAGCAAAAATGGAAAGAAACTCTAGTGTACCAAGATGGTTGATGAAACATATGGAGGATAGGTCAATTTCTGAAGGTACACCAGATCAAAGATTCAGATATAATTCACCTGCAGCCAACGGGAGTGTGATAGCAAATGTTGGCAATGGAAGTGCTGGAAGAAGAATGAGAACAGTCTTGGGTGGAAGTGGATCTGGAAATGACAGAGACTCTGATCATGATGATTTAGATTacgatgaagaatttgctGATGATGAGGAAGCTCCTATTATGGACggagatgaagaagaaaataaattgtcagagaagaaaatcaaaaaagaaatgttgAAAGCTGCACATTTTGATGGACAGCTGGAGGCTGAGGCAGAAGATGATTTGGatgatttgtttgaaaCTGAAAAGACCAGAAAAGTCGATAAAGAAGGTAAGAAGTTAAGAAAAGTATTGAACAAACGTGAAGGTGGTGTATATGATAGCGACGAAGAAGACGGATTAATGCCATATATTTCCAAATCAGATTTGGAAAGTGATGAAGAGAGTGATGACGAAGTTCAAGTTAAGAAGGAGCCATCGAGTGATTCCCAAACTGACAACAATACGAATAAGACATCACGTGCAAGGGAAGTAGGTGTCAAAAGTATTGGGGATGGTTTTGTGGTTATCAAAGCTCCACCATCATTTTTAGGAACTATGCCCCCAGGTGATTGGAATCCTCAAGCTCGCAAACGCCCCACTCCAGAAATTGCCAGTCCAAggaaaaaaatcaaattggaCGAAACTATCAAGGTTAAGAAAGAGAGAACATTGTCACCACCTCCTGTTTCACCAACTACGAATGCTGCCACAAACACCAGCTCTCCAGGCAATGGAATGGACTTGAATGATGCTGGACCAGACAATTTATTGGTCACGGTCAAAGATGTGTTGGATATTGTAAAAGACCAGCCATTGACTacaaaagaattattaatggGATTAAAGAGCAGGGTCAGTGCTCACAAGGATAATAAATTAAGAATTATCAGTATTGTAAAGCAAAATTTACGATTGGTTGATGGGAAGCTAGTTCTTAAAGACTAA
- the PHO114 gene encoding Pho114p (Acid phosphatase; induced by Mnl1 under weak acid stress; Spider biofilm induced) — translation MVGLSRVLNAGFILSGQSVFQDVAAPHQASIEQYNIVKYLGGSGPYIQNSGYGISTDIPEKCTIEQVQMISRHGERFPSKGDGKYFNSVMEVFKRYGEFHGDLSFLNDYEYFVTNPDYYEKETTPKNSKGPYFGTTNLLRHGAYFRKRYQSLFDQKEKLVVFTSNSGRCYQSGVYFARGFLGDDYSEDTVEFVVVDEDKKMGGNSLTPRYACKTLNQDLHKDLVNQYDKTYLDDILSRWLVDNPGLDLSADQVSSLFLWCAFEINVRGYSPFCNLFTKDEFIRSGYRNDVGNYYQTGPGNNMTKVIGSPMVEASLKMLQEDSKIWLTFTHDTDIEMYLTSLGLIVPPGDLPVDRVPFPNPYNAAEFFPQGARTYTEKLKCGEKQYVRFIVNDAVYPYPDCSGGPGFTCELNDFIKLVKSRLHDVDYKLQCEVDGPAELTFYWDYKDRKYNAPLIDQ, via the coding sequence ATGGTTGGTTTATCACGAGTACTTAATGCTGGGTTTATTCTAAGTGGACAATCTGTTTTCCAGGATGTTGCTGCCCCACATCAAGcatcaattgaacaatataATATTGTCAAGTACCTTGGTGGCAGCGGTCCatatattcaaaattcaGGGTATGGGATTTCTACTGATATACCAGAAAAATGCACTATTGAACAAGTTCAAATGATTAGTAGACATGGTGAGCGATTTCCTAGTAAAGGAGATGGGAAATACTTTAATTCAGTGATGGAAGTTTTCAAGAGATATGGTGAATTTCATGGagatttatcttttttaaatgaCTATGAGTATTTCGTTACTAATCCAGATTATTATGAAAAGGAGACTACTCCTAAAAACTCAAAAGGTCCATATTTTGGAACTACAAATTTATTACGACATGGAGCTTATTTTAGAAAAAGATATCAATCACTATTTGACCAAAAGGAGAAGCTTGTTGTGTTTACTAGTAATTCTGGAAGGTGTTATCAAAGTGGTGTCTATTTCGCTCGAGGATTTTTAGGAGATGATTACTCAGAAGATACAgttgaatttgttgttgttgatgaagacaaaaaaatggGTGGTAATTCATTGACACCAAGATACGCTTGTAAAACTTTGAATCAAGATTTACACAAAGATTTGGTGAATCAGTACGATAAGACTTATTTGGACGATATTTTATCTAGATGGCTAGTAGACAATCCTGGATTAGATTTAAGTGCAGATCAGGTCTCGTCATTATTTCTTTGGTGTGCCTTTGAGATTAACGTTAGGGGGTATTCTCCATTCTGCAATCTATTTACAAAAGATGAATTTATCAGAAGTGGGTACCGAAACGATGTTGGTAATTACTATCAAACTGGTCCAGGTAATAATATGACAAAGGTAATTGGCTCACCTATGGTGGAAGCGTCGTTGAAAATGCTTCAAGaagattcaaaaatttggtTGACATTTACCCATGATACTGATATTGAGATGTATTTGACATCTTTGGGATTGATTGTTCCACCAGGGGATTTGCCCGTTGATCGAGTACCATTTCCCAATCCATATAATGCAGCAGAATTTTTCCCTCAAGGTGCTAGAACTTACactgaaaaattgaaatgtgGTGAAAAGCAATATGTTAGATTTATTGTGAATGATGCAGTTTATCCATATCCGGATTGTAGTGGAGGTCCTGGGTTTACTTgtgaattgaatgattttatcaaattagTTAAAAGTCGTTTACATGATGTTGACTATAAGCTTCAATGTGAAGTGGACGGACCAGCGGAATTGACATTTTATTGGGATTATAAAGACAGAAAGTATAATGCGCCGTTAATAGATCAGTAA
- a CDS encoding uncharacterized protein (Protein with a mitochondrial carrier protein domain; possibly an essential gene, disruptants not obtained by UAU1 method; Spider biofilm repressed): MSIVVQDKEDQILTQLEHPQPDTKSPPKYIAYLAGVCSGINKNLVGHPFDTWKSRLQTAPKGRFKGPIDCAWQTLKYEGPFGFYKGFTPPLVGWVFMDSIMLGSLHTYRELVKDYIYPQEKKLPLVGHMIAGLGSGLTVSFVAAPIEQCKARLQVQYDKKSRTYSGPIDVAKKVYQAAGIRGIYSGLISTMIFRTNFIFWWGSYEIFTQYFEKNTKMSTPSINFWAGGLSATVFWIFAYPADVVKQNIMTDSPIQSEKKFPRWIDAVKYIYKEKGWRGFTKGFGPAILRSFPANAAALLAFEWVMRLSK, encoded by the coding sequence ATGTCTATAGTGGTTCAAGATAAAGAAGATCAAATTTTGACTCAGTTGGAGCATCCTCAGCCCGACACCAAATCCCCACCAAAATATATTGCATATCTAGCAGGTGTTTGTTCCGGTATAAATAAGAATTTAGTGGGTCACCCGTTTGATACATGGAAAAGTCGATTACAAACAGCTCCCAAGGGGAGATTTAAAGGACCTATTGATTGTGCTTGGCAAACATTAAAGTATGAAGGACCATTTGGATTTTATAAAGGGTTTACTCCACCTTTAGTAGGTTGGGTATTTATGGATTCAATAATGCTTGGATCATTGCATACATATCGAGAGCTTGTCAAAGACTATATATATCCAcaggaaaagaaattacCATTGGTTGGTCATATGATAGCAGGGTTGGGAAGTGGATTGACGGTGAGTTTTGTTGCTGCCCCAATTGAACAATGTAAGGCAAGATTGCAAGTACAATatgataaaaaatcaagaacTTATAGTGGTCCTATTGATGTTGCTAAAAAAGTGTATCAAGCAGCTGGGATAAGAGGTATATATTCAGGTTTGATATCAACGATGATTTTCAGAAccaattttatattttggtGGGGGTCATACGAAATTTTCActcaatattttgaaaaaaataccaaGATGTCAACAccttcaatcaatttttgggCTGGTGGGTTATCTGCTACTGTGTTTTGGATATTTGCTTATCCCGCAGATGTtgttaaacaaaatataatgaCGGACTCTCCTATTCAATCAGAAAAGAAGTTCCCAAGATGGATAGATGCGGTAAAGTATAtttataaagaaaaaggttGGCGTGGATTCACTAAAGGTTTTGGTCCCGCCATATTAAGATCATTCCCTGCTAATGCAGCTGCACTTTTAGCGTTTGAATGGGTGATGAGATTACtgaaataa
- a CDS encoding exosome non-catalytic core subunit (Ortholog(s) have role in U1 snRNA 3'-end processing, U4 snRNA 3'-end processing and U5 snRNA 3'-end processing, more), giving the protein MELYSPEGLRIDGRRWNELRRFECRINTHPNSSDGSSYVEQGNTKVMCTVQGPIEPALRSQQHSERANIEVNLNIASFSTFERKKRSRNERRLVELKTTLEKTFEESVMINLYPRTNIVINVQVLCQDGGMLAAVINSITLALIDAGISMYDYVSGVSCGLYDQTPLLDVNNLEEHDMSCLTVGVIGKSEKLALMLLEDKMPLDRLESVLSIGIAGSHKIRELMDQEVRKHGIIRASKMQ; this is encoded by the coding sequence atGGAATTATATTCACCTGAGGGACTTAGAATAGACGGAAGAAGATGGAACGAATTGCGTAGATTTGAATGCCGTATCAACACTCATCCAAACTCATCGGATGGCTCCTCATATGTCGAACAAGGTAATACCAAAGTGATGTGCACAGTACAAGGACCAATAGAACCAGCATTAAGATCTCAACAACATTCAGAACGAGCAAATATAGAAgtgaatttgaatattgctagtttttcaacttttgaAAGGAAAAAACGAAGTAGAAATGAAAGAAGATTAGTTGAACTTAAAACTACTTTAGAAAAAACATTTGAAGAAAGTGTTatgataaatttatatCCAAGAACAAATATTGTTATAAATGTTCAAGTATTATGCCAGGATGGTGGGATGTTAGCTGCAGTTATCAACTCTATTACATTAGCACTCATTGACGCTGGTATATCAATGTATGATTATGTGAGTGGTGTATCTTGTGGATTATATGATCAAACACCATTATTAGATGTAAATAACTTAGAAGAACACGATATGAGTTGTTTAACAGTTGGTGTTATTGGTAAAAGTGAGAAATTGGCATTAATGTTGTTAGAAGATAAAATGCCATTGGATAGATTGGAATCAGTATTGTCAATTGGTATTGCTGGAAGTCATAAAATAAGAGAATTAATGGATCAAGAAGTGAGGAAGCATGGAATTATTAGGGCTTCTAAAATgcaataa
- a CDS encoding glycosylphosphatidylinositol-alpha 1,4 mannosyltransferase I (Putative glycosylphosphatidylinositol-alpha 1,4 mannosyltransferase I; regulated by Tsa1p, Tsa1Bp under H2O2 stress conditions) has product MSQLKYLITFSILLRFGFFFFGLYQDEYMPVKYTDIDYLVFNDASKFVYQGLSPYLRETYRYTPILAILLIPDNFGKYWYHFGKLLFMVSDVITGLIILKLLSKQQQLSEKKKMILSSIWLLNPMVITISTRGSAESVLTVMIMLSLYYLLDKDNVILSAIWLGLSIHFKIYPIIYLPSILYYLSSQETPFLASVPGINLVNAKNLKYIIITLTTLAVVNYLMFLKYGWEFIDNSYLYHVTRLDHRHNFSVYNMVLYYKSALLEDSNGFDIEKIAFVPQLLLSAVIIPLIFAKEDLISSLFIQTFVFVAFNKVITSQYFIWFLIFLPHFLSKTKLLTTDKITGISCLLLWIISQATWLYFAYKLEFLGENTFDNGLMYSSVFFFLSNCWCTMKFIQSL; this is encoded by the coding sequence ATGagtcaattgaaatatctcatcacattttcaattctattaAGATTCgggtttttcttttttggatTGTATCAAGATGAATATATGCCCGTGAAATATACCGATATCGATTATCTTGTATTCAATGATGCATccaaatttgtttatcaagGTCTATCGCCATATCTTAGAGAAACATATAGATATACCCCCATTTTAGCAATTTTGTTAATACCCGACAATTTTGGCAAGTACTGGTATCATTTTGGGAAATTGTTATTTATGGTTAGTGATGTTATTACTGGACTAATTATATTGAAACTTTTATCaaagcaacaacaattatcggaaaagaagaaaatgatattatCCTCTATTTGGTTATTAAATCCAATGGTGATAACTATAAGTACACGAGGATCTGCAGAAAGTGTATTGACAGTAATGATTATGTTGTCATTGTACTACTTGTTGGATAAAGACAATGTTATACTATCTGCCATATGGTTGGGACTTTCTATTcattttaaaatttatcCCATAATATATTTACCAAGTAtactttattatttatcttCCCAAGAAACCCCATTTTTGGCGAGTGTTCCTGGAATTAACCTTGTTAACGCcaaaaacttgaaatatattattattactttgACTACATTGGCAGTAgttaattatttaatgttTTTAAAATACGGATGGGAATTCATAGACAATTCTTATTTGTATCATGTCACAAGACTCGATCATCGTCataatttttcagtttACAATATggtattatattataaatcGGCATTATTAGAAGATTCTAATGggtttgatattgaaaaaatcgCTTTTGTTCCACAATTACTATTATCAGCAGTTATAATCCCATTGATATTTGCTAAAGAGGATTTAATATCAAGTTTATTCATTCAAACATTTGTGTTTGTTGCATTCAACAAAGTCATTACATCACAATATTTCATTTGGTTTTTAATATTTCTCCCACATTTCTTGTCCAAAACCAAACTATTGACTACAGATAAGATTACTGGTATAAgttgtttattattgtgGATCATTTCACAAGCCACTTGGCTATATTTTGCTTAtaaattggaatttttGGGAGAAAATACTTTTGATAATGGGTTAATGTATTCATCtgtgtttttctttttaagTAATTGTTGGTGTACAATGAAGTTTATACAGAGTTTATAG
- a CDS encoding uncharacterized protein (Protein of unknown function; Hap43-repressed gene), translating into MSTSNTQEDVYIEYLNYDWDSFQEFQDGLQEIMDNYLQNLKEQDPSVTSIPNLDKQQLINQAKSFFFCNKTGNIINLDDFEDWKLHNEDKFKKDKQIEELGTSESTSTNNQSDSDPPYSSNYQELVGLLMSGKPIPGIKQIPDTVLTDQGSTASASQRTKPWEKNRSPETTEEVSFV; encoded by the coding sequence ATGTCTACCTCCAACACACAAGAAGATGTTTACATagaatatttaaattatgATTGGGATTCTTTCCAAGAATTTCAAGATGGTTTACAAGAAATTATGGATAATTATTTACAGAACTTGAAGGAACAAGATCCATCCGTTACTTCCATACCTAATTTAgacaaacaacaattgataaaccAAGCCAAGtcgtttttcttttgtaacAAAACTGgtaatattataaatttagatgattttgaagattGGAAGTTGCATAATGAAGATAAGTTTAAGAAAGACAAACAAATTGAGGAGTTGGGTACATCTGAGAGTACATCAACAAACAATCAAAGCGATTCTGATCCACCATACTCTTCAAACTATCAAGAATTGGTAGGGTTGTTAATGCTGGGAAAACCTATACCTGGGATCAAACAAATACCTGATACAGTATTGACAGATCAAGGGTCAACTGCTTCTGCTTCACAAAGAACTAAACCGTGGGAAAAGAATAGACTGCCAGAAACAACCGAGGAAGTTTCTTTTGTATAG
- the ERV29 gene encoding Erv29p (Putative SURF4 family member; plasma membrane-localized; flow model biofilm repressed): MSYRGPNQFGNQPPHHGIPSQPQPHIGPISSSKSPLEQFEDVAKKVEDWIDDYFKVLKPYVPAIGRAFLVATFYEDTLRIFTQWNEQVYYLHNYRHYWRWLTVLFLINNMVVMTVASTLVIARKKNNIATIALIVVVIIQGIGYGLLFDAQFVLRNLSVVGGLVLAFSDSIVRDKRSLNMPGLPMLNNQDNKKYFLLAGRILLVLLFLGFVFSSDWSLGRVFIIIIGLTSCASIVVGYKTKFSAAIMLIVLFLYNVFTNQFWAYASQDARRDFLRYEFFQVLSIVGGLLLVVNAGAGEFSIDEKKKIY, translated from the coding sequence ATGTCGTATCGTGGTCCTAATCAATTTGGTAATCAACCTCCACATCATGGAATACCTTCTCAACCTCAACCACATATTGGTCCAATATCTTCCAGCAAAAGTCCTTTAGAACAATTTGAAGATGTTGCTAAAAAAGTTGAAGATTGGATCGATGATTATTTTAAAGTCTTGAAACCATACGTCCCAGCAATTGGTAGAGCATTTTTGGTGGCCACTTTCTATGAGGATACTTTAAGAATCTTCACTCAATGGAATGAACAAGTTTATTACTTGCACAACTATAGACACTATTGGCGTTGGTTGACCGTTTTATTCTTGATCAATAATATGGTGGTTATGACAGTTGCATCCACTTTAGTAATTGCcagaaaaaagaataacaTTGCTACTATTGCATTGatcgttgttgttattatacAAGGTATTGGGTATGGTTTATTGTTTGATGctcaatttgttttgagAAACTTGTCCGTTGTTGGAGGGTTAGTATTAGCATTTTCCGATAGTATTGTTAGAGATAAAAGATCCTTAAACATGCCAGGTTTACCGATGTTGAACAATCAAGACAACAAAAAGTATTTCCTTTTAGCTGGTAGAATTttgttagtattattatttttgggATTCGTCTTTTCTTCTGATTGGTCATTGGGTAGagttttcattattataatcGGGTTAACTTCTTGTGcttcaattgttgttggttaCAAGACAAAGTTTTCAGCTGCTATCATgcttattgttttattcTTATACAATGTGTTCACTAACCAATTCTGGGCTTATGCATCTCAAGATGCTAGACGTGACTTTTTGAGATATGAATTCTTCCAAGTTTTGTCAATTGTGGGAGGATTATTGTTAGTGGTTAATGCAGGTGCTGGTGAATTCTCCATcgatgaaaagaaaaagatttattaa